One stretch of Euphorbia lathyris chromosome 7, ddEupLath1.1, whole genome shotgun sequence DNA includes these proteins:
- the LOC136201323 gene encoding uncharacterized protein gives MESQKSQPKLTRNHSSLLRSVPTVRSSIHSLTSVAEEDLVKPEQNQQPQQQQQQKKHEMEEKRKPHRSGSTPRRTGSARFSPVLTMISLAFFTLFSLFFFFFFYLRREEVPTSENLLLALIFIAITLFFASKNKSLINQNLTLAKQLWDENTKRLCLCSSRTKSKPVQWFIGESNADSTIKTPKLKRIVREGVEFYSNGDFYEGEFHKGKCNGSGVYNYFVKGRYEGDWIDGRYDGYGIESWARGSRYRGQYRQGLRHGYGVYKFFTGDSYAGEWFNGQSYGVGVQTCSDGSCYVGEFKCGVKHGLGVYHFRNGDRYAGEYFGDKIHGFGVYHFANGHCYEGSWHEGRKQGYGLYTFRKSDAKCGEWDSGILKNPMSPTDAVLRTIQAARKAAESAVNLRRVDEQVDRAVQAANRAATAARVAAIKAVQNRMDGKFCDTNV, from the exons ATGGAGAGCCAGAAAAGCCAACCGAAGCTCACTAGAAACCACTCTTCACTTCTCCGATCAGTCCCCACCGTTAGGTCATCTATTCATAGTCTCACTTCCGTCGCCGAGGAGGACCTTGTTAAACCAGAGCAAAACCAGCAGCcacagcaacaacaacaacagaAGAAACATGAAatggaagagaaaagaaaacCTCATCGGTCCGGCTCAACTCCGAGGAGGACCGGTTCGGCGAGGTTTAGTCCGGTTTTAACTATGATTTCACTCGCTTTCTTTACTCTTTTCTCtctgttcttctttttcttcttctatttgaGAAGAGAGGAAGTTCCTACATCGGAGAATCTCTTATTAGCTTTGATTTTCATTGCTATAACCCTATTTTTTGCGAGTAAGAACAAGAGCTTGATTAACCAGAATCTAACCCTAGCCAAGCAATTATGGGATGAAAACACGAAAAGACTCTGTTTATGTTCTTCAAGAACCAAATCAAAGCCGGTTCAATGGTTTATTGGTGAGTCAAATGCTGATTCCACCATCAAAACCCCCAAATTGAAGAGGATTGTGAGAGAAGGAGTTGAGTTTTACAGTAATGGAGATTTCTATGAAGGTGAATTTCATAAAGGGAAATGTAATGGAAGTGGAGTTTATAACTACTTTGTGAAAGGTAGATATGAGGGAGATTGGATTGATGGAAGATATGATGGATATGGAATTGAGAGCTGGGCTAGAGGGAGTAGATATAGAGGGCAATATAGACAAGGGCTAAGACATGGTTATGGTGTTTATAAGTTTTTTACAGGTGATTCTTATGCTGGTGAATGGTTTAATGGTCAAAGCTATGGTGTTGGAGTTCAAACTTGCTCTGATGGTAGCTGCTATGTTGGTGAATTCAAATGTGGTGTTAAACATGGTCTTGGTGTTTACCATTTCAG AAACGGAGACCGATACGCTGGTGAATATTTCGGAGACAAAATCCACGGGTTCGGCGTTTATCACTTCGCGAACGGCCATTGCTACGAGGGTTCATGGCACGAAGGCCGGAAGCAAGGCTACGGCTTGTACACATTCAGAAAAAGTGATGCAAAATGCGGGGAATGGGATTCGGGTATCCTCAAGAACCCAATGTCTCCAACAGATGCAGTCCTAAGAACAATCCAG GCTGCTAGAAAAGCGGCGGAAAGTGCAGTCAACCTTAGGCGGGTAGATGAACAAGTGGATAGGGCAGTTCAGGCTGCAAACAGAGCAGCTACAGCAGCTAGAGTTGCTGCTATAAAAGCGGTTCAAAACCGGATGGATGGTAAATTTTGTGATACAAATGTGTAA